A stretch of the Vanacampus margaritifer isolate UIUO_Vmar chromosome 6, RoL_Vmar_1.0, whole genome shotgun sequence genome encodes the following:
- the srgap1a gene encoding SLIT-ROBO Rho GTPase-activating protein 1 isoform X1 — protein MSSPRFKKDKEIIADYESQVKEIRAQLVEQQKCMDQQTDMRVQLLQDLQDFFRKKAEIEMEYSRNLEKLAERFMAKTRSTKDHQQYKKDQNLLSPVNCWYLLLNQVRRESKDHATLSDIYLNNVIMRFMQISEDSTRLLKKSKEIAFQLQEDLMKVLNELYTVMKTYHMYHSESISAESKLKEAEKQEEKQIGRGDPVFSIRMEDKYQKRNSVKKIEKMKEKRQAKYSENKMKSIKARNEYLLTLEASNSSVFKYYIHDLTDLIDCCDLGYHASLNRALRTYLSAEYNLETSRHEGLDIIENAVDSLDPRSDRQRFMEMFPSAFCPPAKFEFQSHMGDEVCQISVQPPVNGELILRFQQLQSRLSTLKIENEEVKKTSEATLTTIQDMVTIEDYDVSECFHHSRSTESVRSTVSETYLSKPSIAKRRANQQETEQFYFMKFREFLEGSNLISKLQAKHDLLKRTLGEGHRADYMTTRHPNGLFKTHTGTRRARPRSVFNVRLFNGNMESYIKDSGQAIPRVVESCIRYINLYGLQHQGIFRVSGSQLEVNDIKNSFERGNDPLIDDESNHDINSVAGVLKLYFRGLENPLFPKERFSELLSCIRIENLYDRALYIRKILLTIPRSVLVVMRYLFAFLNHLSQYSDENMMDPYNLAICFGPTLMPTPESQDQVSCQAHVNEIIKTIIIHNETIFPDAKELDGPIYEKCMAGGDYCESPYSEHGVLVEVDNEGGTETHTSEDEGEPIEAIAKFDYVGRSSRELSFKKGASLLLYQRASEDWWEGRHNGIDGLVPHQYIVVQDIDDNFSDTLSQKADSEASSGHAGEDKCSGKDISSPTDTRISEAFITSRHRKRTDPPSRQPPARPSDAHCMVHPSQQGHHAHGGTPEMGSPVLGHFSPRDMLRSRNHLPADSPERRRRAGHGSLTNISRHESLKKTESPPIRRSTSSGQYTGFSEAHHHHHHHHHHHGGKPLDPETIAQDIEETMNTALNELRELERQSSAKHAPDVVLDTLEQRQAPGGGGGPTPASSSESLSPPIHGVMLRSTANTELPFRRSTGSTSDSASTFKPAVVPRMGVQLKPPALRPKPMVLPKSVQVSHPPATSPQDPLDKSCTM, from the exons AAAAGACCAGAATCTGCTGTCCCCTGTCAACTGTTGGTACCTGCTGCTGAACCAGGTGAGGAGGGAGAGTAAGGACCACGCCACTCTAAGCGACATCTACCTGAACAATGTCATCATGAGGTTTATGCAGATTAGCGAGGACTCCACACGACTACTTAAAAAG AGCAAGGAAATAGCCTTTCAGCTCCAGGAAGACTTAATGAAGGTTCTTAATGAGCTATACACG GTGATGAAGACCTATCACATGTATCACTCAGAAAGCATTAGTGCGGAGAGCAAACTGAAAGAGGCAGAAAAGCAAGAGGAGAAGCAGATTGGTAGGGGAGATCCGGTTTTCAGCATCCGCATGGAGGACAAGTACCAGAAGCGCAACTCTGTGAAGAAGATTGAGAAGATGAAGGAGAAG CGTCAAGCCAAGTACTCAGAGAACAAGATGAAGTCAATCAAAGCACGGAATGAGTACCTCCTGACACTGGAAGCCAGCAACTCGTCTGTTTTCAAGTACTACATTCATGACCTGACTGATCTAATTGAT tGCTGTGATTTGGGATACCATGCCAGTTTGAATCGAGCCTTGCGGACTTACCTGTCTGCTGAATACAACCTGGAGACGTCTCGCCACGAGGGTCTTGACATAATTGAAAATGCAGTAGACAGTCTGGACCCTAGAAGCGACAGGCAAAGGTTTATGGAGATGTTCCCTTCGGCCTTCTGTCCGCCTGCAAAATTTGAATTTCAGTCTCACATGGGAGATGAG GTGTGTCAGATCTCAGTGCAGCCGCCAGTGAATGGAGAGCTAATATTGAGGTTCCAGCAGCTGCAGTCTCGCCTGTCAACTCTGAAGATTGAAAATGAAGAG GTGAAAAAAACATCGGAGGCCACTCTCACCACCATTCAGGACATGGTGACCATCGAGGATTATGACGTCTCAGAGTGCTTCCACCACAGCAGATCTACTGAGTCTGTCAGGTCCACTGTGTCAGAGACATACCTCAGCAAACCAAGCATTGCGAAGAGGAGGGCTAACCAGCAGGAGACCGAGCAGTTCTACTTTATG AAATTCCGTGAGTTTCTGGAGGGCAGCAATCTCATCTCCAAACTGCAGGCCAAACATGATTTGCTGAAGAGGACGCTTGGTGAAG gccACAGAGCTGACTACATGACCACAAG ACATCCCAATGGGCTGTTCAAAACCCACACTGGCACCAGGCGGGCTAGACCCCGCTCTGTTTTTAATGTTAGGTTATTTAATGGAAACATGGAGTCGTATATCAAG GATTCTGGGCAAGCCATTCCTCGCGTGGTTGAAAGCTGCATTcgttacataaatttgtatg GCCTCCAACATCAGGGAATATTTCGGGTATCTGGTTCCCAGCTGGAAGTCAATGACATTAAAAATTCTTTTGAAAgag GAAATGACCCTCTGATAGACGATGAGAGTAATCATGACATCAACTCGGTGGCAGGCGTGCTTAAACTCTACTTCCGTGGCCTGGAGAACCCTCTTTTTCCCAAAGAGAGATTCAGTGAACTGTTGTCCTGTATCC GAATAGAAAATCTGTACGACAGAGCGCTGTACATTCGCAAGATCCTCCTGACCATTCCCAGATCAGTCCTTGTTGTGATGCGCTATCTCTTTGCGTTCCTCAAcca TCTGTCTCAGTATAGTGATGAGAACATGATGGATCCATACAACTTGGCCATTTGCTTTGGGCCTACACTCATGCCCACACCGGAGAGCCAGGACCAGGTCTCCTGCCAGGCCCACGTCAACGAGATCATCAAGACCATCATCATTCACAATGAGACAATCTTTCCTGATGCCAAAGAACTGGATGGGCCAATCTATGAAAAGTGCATGGCAGGAGGAGATTATTG TGAAAGTCCCTACAGTGAGCATGGAGTGCTGGTGGAGGTTGACAATGAGGGAGGCACAGAGACACACACCAGTGAGGATG AGGGTGAGCCTATTGAAGCCATTGCCAAGTTTGATTACGTCGGACGCTCTTCCAGAGAGTTGTCCTTCAAGAAGGGTGCCTCGCTGCTGCTCTACCAGCGGGCGTCAGAAGACTGGTGGGAAGGGCGGCACAACGGCATCGACGGCCTGGTGCCACACCAATATATTGTGGTCCAGGACAT AGATGACAACTTCTCGGACACGCTGAGCCAGAAGGCTGACAGCGAGGCCAGCAGCGGCCATGCTGGGGAGGATAAATGCTCAGGAAAAGACATCAGTTCACCCACTGACACCAGGATCTCTGAGGCCTTTATCACCAG CAGGCACAGAAAACGAACAGACCCGCCATCCCGCCAACCGCCTGCCCGCCCCAGCGACGCCCACTGCATGGTGCATCCCTCCCAGCAGGGTCATCACGCACACGGGGGCACCCCCGAGATGGGTTCCCCGGTCCTAGGCCACTTCAGTCCACGCGACATGCTGCGCAGCCGTAACCATTTGCCGGCAGACAGCCCCGAGCGGCGGCGCCGCGCCGGCCACGGCAGCCTGACCAACATCAGTCGACACGAGTCCCTCAAGAAGACGGAGAGCCCGCCCATCCGTCGCTCCACCTCGTCGGGCCAGTACACGGGCTTTAGTGAggcccaccaccaccatcatcatcaccaccaccaccacggcGGCAAGCCCCTGGACCCGGAGACCATCGCACAG GACATAGAAGAAACCATGAACACCGCACTAAATGAGCTGCGGGAATTGGAGCGCCAGAGCTCGGCCAAGCACGCCCCCGATGTGGTGCTGGACACCCTGGAGCAGAGGCAAGCCCCGGGCGGCGGAGGGGGTCCCACACCGGCCAGCTCAAGCGAATCCTTGTCCCCCCCCATCCACGGCGTCATGCTGAGATCCACCGCTAATACGGAGCTGCCATTCCGCCGCAGCACCGGCTCGACCAGCGACAGCGCGAGCACCTTCAAACCCGCCGTGGTGCCCCGCATGGGCGTGCAGCTCAAGCCGCCCGCTTTGAGACCCAAACCCATGGTCCTGCCCAAGTCCGTTCAGGTATCGCATCCTCCCGCGACGTCTCCTCAGGATCCTCTGGACAAATCCTGCACCATGTAA
- the srgap1a gene encoding SLIT-ROBO Rho GTPase-activating protein 1 isoform X2, which yields MSSPRFKKDKEIIADYESQVKEIRAQLVEQQKCMDQQTDMRVQLLQDLQDFFRKKAEIEMEYSRNLEKLAERFMAKTRSTKDHQQYKKDQNLLSPVNCWYLLLNQVRRESKDHATLSDIYLNNVIMRFMQISEDSTRLLKKSKEIAFQLQEDLMKVLNELYTVMKTYHMYHSESISAESKLKEAEKQEEKQIGRGDPVFSIRMEDKYQKRNSVKKIEKMKEKRQAKYSENKMKSIKARNEYLLTLEASNSSVFKYYIHDLTDLIDCCDLGYHASLNRALRTYLSAEYNLETSRHEGLDIIENAVDSLDPRSDRQRFMEMFPSAFCPPAKFEFQSHMGDEVCQISVQPPVNGELILRFQQLQSRLSTLKIENEEVKKTSEATLTTIQDMVTIEDYDVSECFHHSRSTESVRSTVSETYLSKPSIAKRRANQQETEQFYFMKFREFLEGSNLISKLQAKHDLLKRTLGEGHRADYMTTRHPNGLFKTHTGTRRARPRSVFNVRLFNGNMESYIKDSGQAIPRVVESCIRYINLYGLQHQGIFRVSGSQLEVNDIKNSFERGNDPLIDDESNHDINSVAGVLKLYFRGLENPLFPKERFSELLSCIRIENLYDRALYIRKILLTIPRSVLVVMRYLFAFLNHLSQYSDENMMDPYNLAICFGPTLMPTPESQDQVSCQAHVNEIIKTIIIHNETIFPDAKELDGPIYEKCMAGGDYCESPYSEHGVLVEVDNEGGTETHTSEDEGEPIEAIAKFDYVGRSSRELSFKKGASLLLYQRASEDWWEGRHNGIDGLVPHQYIVVQDIDDNFSDTLSQKADSEASSGHAGEDKCSGKDISSPTDTRISEAFITRHRKRTDPPSRQPPARPSDAHCMVHPSQQGHHAHGGTPEMGSPVLGHFSPRDMLRSRNHLPADSPERRRRAGHGSLTNISRHESLKKTESPPIRRSTSSGQYTGFSEAHHHHHHHHHHHGGKPLDPETIAQDIEETMNTALNELRELERQSSAKHAPDVVLDTLEQRQAPGGGGGPTPASSSESLSPPIHGVMLRSTANTELPFRRSTGSTSDSASTFKPAVVPRMGVQLKPPALRPKPMVLPKSVQVSHPPATSPQDPLDKSCTM from the exons AAAAGACCAGAATCTGCTGTCCCCTGTCAACTGTTGGTACCTGCTGCTGAACCAGGTGAGGAGGGAGAGTAAGGACCACGCCACTCTAAGCGACATCTACCTGAACAATGTCATCATGAGGTTTATGCAGATTAGCGAGGACTCCACACGACTACTTAAAAAG AGCAAGGAAATAGCCTTTCAGCTCCAGGAAGACTTAATGAAGGTTCTTAATGAGCTATACACG GTGATGAAGACCTATCACATGTATCACTCAGAAAGCATTAGTGCGGAGAGCAAACTGAAAGAGGCAGAAAAGCAAGAGGAGAAGCAGATTGGTAGGGGAGATCCGGTTTTCAGCATCCGCATGGAGGACAAGTACCAGAAGCGCAACTCTGTGAAGAAGATTGAGAAGATGAAGGAGAAG CGTCAAGCCAAGTACTCAGAGAACAAGATGAAGTCAATCAAAGCACGGAATGAGTACCTCCTGACACTGGAAGCCAGCAACTCGTCTGTTTTCAAGTACTACATTCATGACCTGACTGATCTAATTGAT tGCTGTGATTTGGGATACCATGCCAGTTTGAATCGAGCCTTGCGGACTTACCTGTCTGCTGAATACAACCTGGAGACGTCTCGCCACGAGGGTCTTGACATAATTGAAAATGCAGTAGACAGTCTGGACCCTAGAAGCGACAGGCAAAGGTTTATGGAGATGTTCCCTTCGGCCTTCTGTCCGCCTGCAAAATTTGAATTTCAGTCTCACATGGGAGATGAG GTGTGTCAGATCTCAGTGCAGCCGCCAGTGAATGGAGAGCTAATATTGAGGTTCCAGCAGCTGCAGTCTCGCCTGTCAACTCTGAAGATTGAAAATGAAGAG GTGAAAAAAACATCGGAGGCCACTCTCACCACCATTCAGGACATGGTGACCATCGAGGATTATGACGTCTCAGAGTGCTTCCACCACAGCAGATCTACTGAGTCTGTCAGGTCCACTGTGTCAGAGACATACCTCAGCAAACCAAGCATTGCGAAGAGGAGGGCTAACCAGCAGGAGACCGAGCAGTTCTACTTTATG AAATTCCGTGAGTTTCTGGAGGGCAGCAATCTCATCTCCAAACTGCAGGCCAAACATGATTTGCTGAAGAGGACGCTTGGTGAAG gccACAGAGCTGACTACATGACCACAAG ACATCCCAATGGGCTGTTCAAAACCCACACTGGCACCAGGCGGGCTAGACCCCGCTCTGTTTTTAATGTTAGGTTATTTAATGGAAACATGGAGTCGTATATCAAG GATTCTGGGCAAGCCATTCCTCGCGTGGTTGAAAGCTGCATTcgttacataaatttgtatg GCCTCCAACATCAGGGAATATTTCGGGTATCTGGTTCCCAGCTGGAAGTCAATGACATTAAAAATTCTTTTGAAAgag GAAATGACCCTCTGATAGACGATGAGAGTAATCATGACATCAACTCGGTGGCAGGCGTGCTTAAACTCTACTTCCGTGGCCTGGAGAACCCTCTTTTTCCCAAAGAGAGATTCAGTGAACTGTTGTCCTGTATCC GAATAGAAAATCTGTACGACAGAGCGCTGTACATTCGCAAGATCCTCCTGACCATTCCCAGATCAGTCCTTGTTGTGATGCGCTATCTCTTTGCGTTCCTCAAcca TCTGTCTCAGTATAGTGATGAGAACATGATGGATCCATACAACTTGGCCATTTGCTTTGGGCCTACACTCATGCCCACACCGGAGAGCCAGGACCAGGTCTCCTGCCAGGCCCACGTCAACGAGATCATCAAGACCATCATCATTCACAATGAGACAATCTTTCCTGATGCCAAAGAACTGGATGGGCCAATCTATGAAAAGTGCATGGCAGGAGGAGATTATTG TGAAAGTCCCTACAGTGAGCATGGAGTGCTGGTGGAGGTTGACAATGAGGGAGGCACAGAGACACACACCAGTGAGGATG AGGGTGAGCCTATTGAAGCCATTGCCAAGTTTGATTACGTCGGACGCTCTTCCAGAGAGTTGTCCTTCAAGAAGGGTGCCTCGCTGCTGCTCTACCAGCGGGCGTCAGAAGACTGGTGGGAAGGGCGGCACAACGGCATCGACGGCCTGGTGCCACACCAATATATTGTGGTCCAGGACAT AGATGACAACTTCTCGGACACGCTGAGCCAGAAGGCTGACAGCGAGGCCAGCAGCGGCCATGCTGGGGAGGATAAATGCTCAGGAAAAGACATCAGTTCACCCACTGACACCAGGATCTCTGAGGCCTTTATCACCAG GCACAGAAAACGAACAGACCCGCCATCCCGCCAACCGCCTGCCCGCCCCAGCGACGCCCACTGCATGGTGCATCCCTCCCAGCAGGGTCATCACGCACACGGGGGCACCCCCGAGATGGGTTCCCCGGTCCTAGGCCACTTCAGTCCACGCGACATGCTGCGCAGCCGTAACCATTTGCCGGCAGACAGCCCCGAGCGGCGGCGCCGCGCCGGCCACGGCAGCCTGACCAACATCAGTCGACACGAGTCCCTCAAGAAGACGGAGAGCCCGCCCATCCGTCGCTCCACCTCGTCGGGCCAGTACACGGGCTTTAGTGAggcccaccaccaccatcatcatcaccaccaccaccacggcGGCAAGCCCCTGGACCCGGAGACCATCGCACAG GACATAGAAGAAACCATGAACACCGCACTAAATGAGCTGCGGGAATTGGAGCGCCAGAGCTCGGCCAAGCACGCCCCCGATGTGGTGCTGGACACCCTGGAGCAGAGGCAAGCCCCGGGCGGCGGAGGGGGTCCCACACCGGCCAGCTCAAGCGAATCCTTGTCCCCCCCCATCCACGGCGTCATGCTGAGATCCACCGCTAATACGGAGCTGCCATTCCGCCGCAGCACCGGCTCGACCAGCGACAGCGCGAGCACCTTCAAACCCGCCGTGGTGCCCCGCATGGGCGTGCAGCTCAAGCCGCCCGCTTTGAGACCCAAACCCATGGTCCTGCCCAAGTCCGTTCAGGTATCGCATCCTCCCGCGACGTCTCCTCAGGATCCTCTGGACAAATCCTGCACCATGTAA
- the srgap1a gene encoding SLIT-ROBO Rho GTPase-activating protein 1 isoform X3 codes for MSSPRFKKDKEIIADYESQVKEIRAQLVEQQKCMDQQTDMRVQLLQDLQDFFRKKAEIEMEYSRNLEKLAERFMAKTRSTKDHQQYKKDQNLLSPVNCWYLLLNQVRRESKDHATLSDIYLNNVIMRFMQISEDSTRLLKKSKEIAFQLQEDLMKVLNELYTVMKTYHMYHSESISAESKLKEAEKQEEKQIGRGDPVFSIRMEDKYQKRNSVKKIEKMKEKRQAKYSENKMKSIKARNEYLLTLEASNSSVFKYYIHDLTDLIDCCDLGYHASLNRALRTYLSAEYNLETSRHEGLDIIENAVDSLDPRSDRQRFMEMFPSAFCPPAKFEFQSHMGDEVCQISVQPPVNGELILRFQQLQSRLSTLKIENEEVKKTSEATLTTIQDMVTIEDYDVSECFHHSRSTESVRSTVSETYLSKPSIAKRRANQQETEQFYFMKFREFLEGSNLISKLQAKHDLLKRTLGEGHRADYMTTSRGRRNSHARHQDSGQAIPRVVESCIRYINLYGLQHQGIFRVSGSQLEVNDIKNSFERGNDPLIDDESNHDINSVAGVLKLYFRGLENPLFPKERFSELLSCIRIENLYDRALYIRKILLTIPRSVLVVMRYLFAFLNHLSQYSDENMMDPYNLAICFGPTLMPTPESQDQVSCQAHVNEIIKTIIIHNETIFPDAKELDGPIYEKCMAGGDYCESPYSEHGVLVEVDNEGGTETHTSEDEGEPIEAIAKFDYVGRSSRELSFKKGASLLLYQRASEDWWEGRHNGIDGLVPHQYIVVQDIDDNFSDTLSQKADSEASSGHAGEDKCSGKDISSPTDTRISEAFITSRHRKRTDPPSRQPPARPSDAHCMVHPSQQGHHAHGGTPEMGSPVLGHFSPRDMLRSRNHLPADSPERRRRAGHGSLTNISRHESLKKTESPPIRRSTSSGQYTGFSEAHHHHHHHHHHHGGKPLDPETIAQDIEETMNTALNELRELERQSSAKHAPDVVLDTLEQRQAPGGGGGPTPASSSESLSPPIHGVMLRSTANTELPFRRSTGSTSDSASTFKPAVVPRMGVQLKPPALRPKPMVLPKSVQVSHPPATSPQDPLDKSCTM; via the exons AAAAGACCAGAATCTGCTGTCCCCTGTCAACTGTTGGTACCTGCTGCTGAACCAGGTGAGGAGGGAGAGTAAGGACCACGCCACTCTAAGCGACATCTACCTGAACAATGTCATCATGAGGTTTATGCAGATTAGCGAGGACTCCACACGACTACTTAAAAAG AGCAAGGAAATAGCCTTTCAGCTCCAGGAAGACTTAATGAAGGTTCTTAATGAGCTATACACG GTGATGAAGACCTATCACATGTATCACTCAGAAAGCATTAGTGCGGAGAGCAAACTGAAAGAGGCAGAAAAGCAAGAGGAGAAGCAGATTGGTAGGGGAGATCCGGTTTTCAGCATCCGCATGGAGGACAAGTACCAGAAGCGCAACTCTGTGAAGAAGATTGAGAAGATGAAGGAGAAG CGTCAAGCCAAGTACTCAGAGAACAAGATGAAGTCAATCAAAGCACGGAATGAGTACCTCCTGACACTGGAAGCCAGCAACTCGTCTGTTTTCAAGTACTACATTCATGACCTGACTGATCTAATTGAT tGCTGTGATTTGGGATACCATGCCAGTTTGAATCGAGCCTTGCGGACTTACCTGTCTGCTGAATACAACCTGGAGACGTCTCGCCACGAGGGTCTTGACATAATTGAAAATGCAGTAGACAGTCTGGACCCTAGAAGCGACAGGCAAAGGTTTATGGAGATGTTCCCTTCGGCCTTCTGTCCGCCTGCAAAATTTGAATTTCAGTCTCACATGGGAGATGAG GTGTGTCAGATCTCAGTGCAGCCGCCAGTGAATGGAGAGCTAATATTGAGGTTCCAGCAGCTGCAGTCTCGCCTGTCAACTCTGAAGATTGAAAATGAAGAG GTGAAAAAAACATCGGAGGCCACTCTCACCACCATTCAGGACATGGTGACCATCGAGGATTATGACGTCTCAGAGTGCTTCCACCACAGCAGATCTACTGAGTCTGTCAGGTCCACTGTGTCAGAGACATACCTCAGCAAACCAAGCATTGCGAAGAGGAGGGCTAACCAGCAGGAGACCGAGCAGTTCTACTTTATG AAATTCCGTGAGTTTCTGGAGGGCAGCAATCTCATCTCCAAACTGCAGGCCAAACATGATTTGCTGAAGAGGACGCTTGGTGAAG gccACAGAGCTGACTACATGACCACAAG CCGTGGACGACGGAACTCACATGCTCGTCATCAG GATTCTGGGCAAGCCATTCCTCGCGTGGTTGAAAGCTGCATTcgttacataaatttgtatg GCCTCCAACATCAGGGAATATTTCGGGTATCTGGTTCCCAGCTGGAAGTCAATGACATTAAAAATTCTTTTGAAAgag GAAATGACCCTCTGATAGACGATGAGAGTAATCATGACATCAACTCGGTGGCAGGCGTGCTTAAACTCTACTTCCGTGGCCTGGAGAACCCTCTTTTTCCCAAAGAGAGATTCAGTGAACTGTTGTCCTGTATCC GAATAGAAAATCTGTACGACAGAGCGCTGTACATTCGCAAGATCCTCCTGACCATTCCCAGATCAGTCCTTGTTGTGATGCGCTATCTCTTTGCGTTCCTCAAcca TCTGTCTCAGTATAGTGATGAGAACATGATGGATCCATACAACTTGGCCATTTGCTTTGGGCCTACACTCATGCCCACACCGGAGAGCCAGGACCAGGTCTCCTGCCAGGCCCACGTCAACGAGATCATCAAGACCATCATCATTCACAATGAGACAATCTTTCCTGATGCCAAAGAACTGGATGGGCCAATCTATGAAAAGTGCATGGCAGGAGGAGATTATTG TGAAAGTCCCTACAGTGAGCATGGAGTGCTGGTGGAGGTTGACAATGAGGGAGGCACAGAGACACACACCAGTGAGGATG AGGGTGAGCCTATTGAAGCCATTGCCAAGTTTGATTACGTCGGACGCTCTTCCAGAGAGTTGTCCTTCAAGAAGGGTGCCTCGCTGCTGCTCTACCAGCGGGCGTCAGAAGACTGGTGGGAAGGGCGGCACAACGGCATCGACGGCCTGGTGCCACACCAATATATTGTGGTCCAGGACAT AGATGACAACTTCTCGGACACGCTGAGCCAGAAGGCTGACAGCGAGGCCAGCAGCGGCCATGCTGGGGAGGATAAATGCTCAGGAAAAGACATCAGTTCACCCACTGACACCAGGATCTCTGAGGCCTTTATCACCAG CAGGCACAGAAAACGAACAGACCCGCCATCCCGCCAACCGCCTGCCCGCCCCAGCGACGCCCACTGCATGGTGCATCCCTCCCAGCAGGGTCATCACGCACACGGGGGCACCCCCGAGATGGGTTCCCCGGTCCTAGGCCACTTCAGTCCACGCGACATGCTGCGCAGCCGTAACCATTTGCCGGCAGACAGCCCCGAGCGGCGGCGCCGCGCCGGCCACGGCAGCCTGACCAACATCAGTCGACACGAGTCCCTCAAGAAGACGGAGAGCCCGCCCATCCGTCGCTCCACCTCGTCGGGCCAGTACACGGGCTTTAGTGAggcccaccaccaccatcatcatcaccaccaccaccacggcGGCAAGCCCCTGGACCCGGAGACCATCGCACAG GACATAGAAGAAACCATGAACACCGCACTAAATGAGCTGCGGGAATTGGAGCGCCAGAGCTCGGCCAAGCACGCCCCCGATGTGGTGCTGGACACCCTGGAGCAGAGGCAAGCCCCGGGCGGCGGAGGGGGTCCCACACCGGCCAGCTCAAGCGAATCCTTGTCCCCCCCCATCCACGGCGTCATGCTGAGATCCACCGCTAATACGGAGCTGCCATTCCGCCGCAGCACCGGCTCGACCAGCGACAGCGCGAGCACCTTCAAACCCGCCGTGGTGCCCCGCATGGGCGTGCAGCTCAAGCCGCCCGCTTTGAGACCCAAACCCATGGTCCTGCCCAAGTCCGTTCAGGTATCGCATCCTCCCGCGACGTCTCCTCAGGATCCTCTGGACAAATCCTGCACCATGTAA